From a single Drosophila sulfurigaster albostrigata strain 15112-1811.04 chromosome 3, ASM2355843v2, whole genome shotgun sequence genomic region:
- the LOC133844501 gene encoding cuticle protein 8 — protein sequence MKYFVAIALLFAAAQAVPIELGHYAPSLVQVHHAPVLAHAVHAEPVAYPKYSFNYGIKDPHTGDIKSQAEERDGDVVKGQYSLVEPDGSVRTVDYTADDHNGFNAVVHKTAPKIIAHAPVVHAPVLAHAPLLHHY from the exons ATGAAg TACTTTGTTGCCATCGCTCTGCTGTTCGCTGCCGCCCAGGCTGTGCCCATTGAGCTGGGTCACTATGCCCCATCGCTGGTGCAGGTGCATCATGCACCAGTGCTCGCCCATGCTGTGCATGCGGAGCCTGTGGCCTATCCCAAATACTCCTTCAACTATGGCATCAAGGATCCCCACACCGGTGACATCAAGTCTCAGGCTGAGGAGCGTGATGGTGATGTTGTGAAGG GCCAATACTCGCTGGTCGAGCCCGATGGCTCTGTGCGCACCGTTGACTACACCGCCGATGACCACAATGGCTTCAATGCCGTCGTCCACAAGACCGCGCCCAAGATCATCGCCCATGCACCAGTTGTGCACGCCCCCGTCCTCGCTCACGCCCCTCTGCTGCATCATTATTAA